One Streptomyces lincolnensis genomic region harbors:
- the pdxH gene encoding pyridoxamine 5'-phosphate oxidase, with protein sequence MTDRDAALDPAALDPAAMRQQYRAEGLTETDLAATPVEQFARWFKQAATEGRLFEPNAMVVSTADAEGRPSSRTVLLKHFDDQGFVFYTNYDSRKAHELARNPHVSLLFPWHPMARQVIVTGVARRTGRDETAAYFRTRPHGSQLGAWASGQSSVIADRAALDATYAELAARYPEGEQVPVPPHWGGFRVAPRTVEFWQGRENRLHDRLRYVAEADGSWRVERLSP encoded by the coding sequence GTGACCGACCGAGATGCCGCCCTCGATCCCGCCGCCCTCGACCCCGCCGCCATGCGCCAGCAGTACCGCGCCGAGGGCCTCACCGAGACCGACCTCGCCGCCACCCCGGTGGAGCAGTTCGCGCGCTGGTTCAAGCAGGCCGCGACGGAGGGCCGTCTCTTCGAACCGAACGCCATGGTCGTCTCCACCGCCGACGCCGAGGGCCGCCCGAGTTCCCGCACGGTGCTGCTGAAGCACTTCGACGACCAGGGCTTCGTCTTCTACACCAACTACGACTCCCGCAAGGCCCACGAGCTCGCCCGGAACCCGCATGTCTCCCTGCTCTTCCCCTGGCACCCGATGGCCCGCCAGGTCATCGTCACCGGCGTCGCCCGCCGCACCGGCCGCGACGAGACCGCCGCCTACTTCCGCACCCGCCCGCACGGCTCCCAGCTCGGCGCCTGGGCCAGCGGCCAGTCGTCGGTGATCGCCGACCGTGCCGCCCTCGACGCCACCTACGCGGAACTCGCCGCCCGCTACCCGGAGGGCGAGCAGGTCCCGGTCCCCCCGCACTGGGGCGGCTTCCGGGTGGCCCCGCGGACGGTGGAGTTCTGGCAGGGACGGGAGAACCGGCTGCACGACCGGTTGCGGTACGTGGCGGAGGCGGACGGGAGCTGGCGGGTGGAGCGGCTCAGCCCTTGA
- a CDS encoding citrate synthase 2 — protein MSDFVPGLEGVVAFETEIAEPDKEGGALRYRGVDIEDLVGHVSFGNVWGLLVDGAFNPGLPPAEPFPIPVHSGDIRVDVQSALAMLAPVWGLKPLLDIDAATAREDLARAAVMALSYVAQSARGQGLPMVPQREIDKAQSVVERFMIRWRGEPDPKHVAAVDAYWTSAAEHGMNASTFTARVIASTGADVAAALSGAVGAMSGPLHGGAPSRVLHMIEEIERTGDAEAYVKQALDKGERLMGFGHRVYRAEDPRARVLRRTARELGAPRFEIAEALEKAALAELHARRPDRVLATNVEFWAAIVLDFAEVPAHMFTSMFTCARTAGWSAHILEQKRTGRLVRPSARYIGPGTRDPREIEGYGDIAR, from the coding sequence ATGTCCGACTTCGTACCCGGACTCGAAGGAGTCGTCGCGTTCGAGACGGAGATCGCCGAACCCGACAAGGAGGGCGGCGCGCTCAGGTACCGAGGCGTCGACATCGAGGACCTGGTCGGTCACGTCTCGTTCGGCAACGTCTGGGGCCTGCTCGTCGACGGCGCCTTCAACCCCGGCCTGCCGCCCGCCGAGCCGTTCCCGATCCCCGTGCACTCCGGCGACATCCGCGTCGACGTCCAGTCCGCGCTCGCCATGCTCGCGCCGGTCTGGGGCCTGAAGCCCCTGCTGGACATCGACGCCGCCACGGCCCGCGAGGACCTGGCCCGCGCCGCCGTCATGGCCCTCTCCTACGTCGCCCAGTCCGCCCGCGGCCAGGGCCTGCCGATGGTCCCCCAGCGGGAGATCGACAAGGCGCAGTCCGTCGTCGAGCGGTTCATGATCCGCTGGCGCGGCGAGCCGGACCCCAAGCACGTCGCCGCCGTCGACGCCTACTGGACCTCCGCCGCCGAGCACGGCATGAACGCCTCCACCTTCACCGCCCGCGTCATCGCCTCCACCGGCGCCGACGTCGCCGCCGCGCTGTCCGGCGCCGTAGGAGCCATGTCCGGCCCCCTCCACGGCGGCGCACCCTCCCGAGTCCTGCACATGATCGAGGAGATCGAGCGCACGGGCGACGCGGAGGCGTACGTCAAGCAGGCCCTCGACAAGGGCGAGCGCCTGATGGGCTTCGGGCACCGCGTCTACCGCGCCGAGGACCCGCGCGCCCGCGTCCTGCGCCGCACCGCCCGCGAACTCGGCGCTCCCCGCTTCGAGATCGCCGAAGCCCTGGAGAAGGCCGCCCTCGCCGAGCTCCACGCCCGCCGCCCCGACCGCGTCCTTGCCACCAACGTCGAGTTCTGGGCCGCCATCGTCCTCGACTTCGCCGAGGTCCCGGCCCACATGTTCACGTCCATGTTCACCTGCGCCCGCACGGCCGGCTGGTCCGCCCACATCCTGGAACAGAAGCGCACCGGCCGCCTGGTCCGCCCCTCGGCCCGCTACATCGGCCCCGGCACCCGGGACCCGCGGGAGATCGAGGGCTACGGCGACATCGCCCGCTAG
- a CDS encoding enoyl-CoA hydratase family protein: MTLIGRARARGVETLTLDSPHNRNALSSALVGELADALDNCGKDDDVRAVVLTHTGTTFSAGADLRDPPRPEALVALLRQIVETNRPVLARVTGHVRAGGLGLLAACDMAFASTASTFAFTEVHIGVAPAVISLPLLPRTDPRALARYYLTGERLDATEATRIGLLTAAGDDVDTVLAPALDGLRRAAPQALAETKRLLTVRVLEAFDRDAADLTALSARLFASAQAREGMTAFLERRDPPWAL, from the coding sequence ATGACCCTGATCGGCCGTGCCCGCGCGCGCGGAGTCGAGACCCTCACCCTGGACTCCCCGCACAACCGCAACGCCCTGTCGTCCGCCCTCGTCGGCGAACTGGCGGACGCGCTGGACAACTGCGGCAAGGACGACGACGTACGCGCCGTCGTCCTCACCCACACCGGCACCACCTTCAGCGCGGGCGCCGACCTGAGGGACCCGCCCCGCCCCGAGGCCCTGGTGGCCCTGCTCCGGCAGATCGTCGAGACGAACCGGCCCGTCCTCGCCCGGGTCACCGGCCACGTCCGCGCGGGCGGCCTCGGCCTCCTCGCCGCCTGCGACATGGCCTTCGCGTCGACCGCGTCCACCTTCGCCTTCACCGAGGTCCACATCGGCGTCGCCCCCGCGGTCATCTCCCTGCCCCTCCTGCCCCGCACCGACCCCCGCGCCCTGGCCCGCTACTACCTCACCGGCGAACGCCTCGACGCGACCGAGGCCACCCGTATCGGCCTCCTCACGGCCGCCGGCGACGACGTCGACACCGTCCTCGCCCCCGCCCTCGACGGACTGCGCCGAGCCGCCCCCCAGGCCCTGGCCGAGACCAAACGACTCCTCACGGTTAGGGTGCTGGAGGCCTTCGACCGGGACGCGGCCGATCTCACCGCGCTCTCGGCCCGCCTGTTCGCCTCCGCACAGGCCCGCGAGGGCATGACGGCCTTCCTCGAACGACGGGATCCCCCATGGGCGCTGTGA
- a CDS encoding TetR/AcrR family transcriptional regulator, producing the protein MGAVSTAGDRVDRTERTERTPKQDRSRATRQRLLEAAVSCLAEHGWAGSTVSVVAERAGVSRGAAQHHFPTREDLFTAAVEYVAEERSTALRALFPQGATGDRRAVVTALVDLYTGPLFRAALHLWVAASNEDQLRPRVTELEAHVGRETHRIAVDLLGADESTPGVRETVQGLLDMSRGLGLANLLTNDTARRERVVAQWATLLDQTLG; encoded by the coding sequence ATGGGCGCTGTGAGCACGGCCGGTGACCGTGTGGACCGCACCGAACGCACCGAACGGACCCCCAAGCAGGACCGCAGCCGCGCCACCCGGCAGCGGCTGCTCGAAGCCGCCGTGTCCTGCCTCGCCGAACACGGCTGGGCGGGCTCCACCGTCTCCGTCGTCGCCGAACGCGCCGGCGTCTCCCGCGGCGCCGCCCAACACCACTTCCCCACCCGCGAGGACCTGTTCACGGCGGCGGTGGAATACGTCGCCGAGGAACGCTCCACGGCCCTGCGCGCCCTCTTCCCCCAGGGCGCGACGGGCGACCGCCGCGCCGTGGTCACCGCCCTCGTCGACCTCTACACCGGCCCGCTGTTCCGCGCCGCCCTCCACCTGTGGGTCGCCGCCTCCAACGAGGACCAGCTCCGCCCCCGCGTCACCGAACTGGAAGCCCACGTCGGCCGCGAGACCCACCGCATCGCCGTCGACCTCCTCGGCGCCGACGAGTCCACCCCCGGCGTACGCGAAACCGTCCAGGGCCTCCTCGACATGTCCCGCGGCCTCGGCCTCGCCAACCTCCTCACGAACGACACCGCCCGCCGCGAACGCGTCGTGGCGCAGTGGGCCACACTCCTGGACCAGACGCTGGGCTGA
- a CDS encoding 4-coumarate--CoA ligase family protein — protein sequence MFRSSYADVQPVDLPIHDAVLGRAAEFGATPALIDGTDGTTLTYEQLDRFHRRVAAALAEAGVRKGDVLALHSPNTIAFPTAFYAATRAGASVTTVHPQATPEEFAKQLADCSARWIVTVSPLLETARRAAELAGGVQEIFVCDSAPGHRSLIDMLASAAPEPVVGIDPAEDVAALPYSSGTTGTPKGVMLTHRQIATNLAQLQPVMPSGPGDRILAVLPFFHIYGLTALMNAPLRLGATVVVLPRFDLETFLAAIQNHRITGLYVAPPIVLALAKHPLVAQYDLSSLHYVLSAAAPLDAHLAAACSRRLGLPPVGQAYGMTELSPGTHVVPRDAMREAPPGTVGKLIAGTEMRIVSLDDPGKDLGTGESGEILIRGPQVMKGYLGRPDATAAMIDTDGWLHTGDVGHIDADGWLFVVDRVKELIKFKGFQVAPAELEALLLTHPGIADAAVIGTYDDDGNEIPHAHVVRRPTAPDLSEGEIMMYVAERVAPYKRVRRVTFIDGVPRAASGKILRRQLRQPT from the coding sequence GTGTTCCGCAGCTCGTACGCAGACGTCCAGCCCGTAGACCTCCCCATCCACGACGCGGTACTGGGCCGGGCGGCCGAGTTCGGGGCGACACCCGCCCTGATCGACGGCACCGACGGCACCACCCTCACCTACGAACAACTCGACCGCTTCCACCGCCGCGTCGCCGCCGCCCTCGCCGAGGCGGGCGTCCGCAAGGGCGACGTCCTCGCCCTGCACAGCCCCAACACCATCGCCTTCCCCACGGCCTTCTACGCGGCCACCCGCGCCGGCGCCTCCGTGACGACCGTGCACCCGCAGGCCACGCCCGAGGAGTTCGCCAAACAACTCGCCGACTGCTCCGCCCGCTGGATCGTCACCGTCTCGCCCCTGCTGGAGACGGCCCGCAGGGCCGCCGAACTCGCCGGCGGCGTCCAGGAGATCTTCGTCTGCGACAGCGCGCCCGGACACCGCTCACTCATCGACATGCTCGCCTCGGCCGCCCCGGAACCGGTGGTCGGCATCGACCCGGCCGAGGACGTCGCCGCCCTGCCGTACTCCTCGGGCACCACCGGCACCCCCAAGGGCGTGATGCTCACCCACCGGCAGATCGCCACCAACCTGGCCCAGCTCCAGCCGGTCATGCCGTCCGGACCCGGCGACCGCATCCTCGCCGTCCTGCCGTTCTTCCACATCTACGGCCTGACAGCCCTCATGAACGCGCCCCTGCGCCTGGGCGCCACCGTCGTCGTCCTGCCCCGCTTCGACCTGGAGACCTTCCTCGCGGCCATCCAGAACCACCGCATCACCGGCCTCTACGTGGCCCCGCCGATCGTCCTCGCCCTCGCCAAACACCCCCTGGTCGCCCAGTACGACCTCTCCTCCCTCCACTACGTCCTCAGCGCCGCCGCCCCCCTCGACGCGCACCTCGCGGCCGCCTGCTCCCGGCGGCTCGGCCTGCCGCCCGTAGGCCAGGCGTACGGCATGACCGAACTCTCCCCGGGCACCCACGTCGTCCCCCGGGACGCCATGCGCGAGGCGCCGCCCGGAACCGTCGGCAAGCTCATCGCCGGCACCGAGATGCGGATCGTCTCCCTCGACGACCCCGGCAAGGACCTCGGCACCGGCGAATCCGGCGAGATCCTCATCCGCGGCCCCCAGGTCATGAAGGGCTACCTCGGCCGCCCCGACGCCACCGCCGCGATGATCGACACCGACGGCTGGCTGCACACCGGCGACGTCGGCCACATCGACGCGGACGGCTGGCTGTTCGTCGTGGACCGCGTCAAGGAACTCATCAAGTTCAAGGGCTTCCAGGTGGCCCCCGCCGAACTCGAAGCCCTCCTCCTCACCCACCCCGGCATCGCCGACGCCGCCGTCATCGGCACCTACGACGACGACGGCAACGAGATCCCGCACGCCCACGTCGTCCGCCGGCCCACCGCCCCCGACCTCTCCGAGGGCGAGATCATGATGTACGTCGCCGAACGCGTCGCCCCCTACAAACGCGTCCGCCGGGTCACCTTCATCGACGGCGTCCCGCGCGCCGCCTCCGGCAAGATCCTGCGCCGACAGCTGAGGCAGCCCACATGA